The genomic DNA CCATATTCAAGTACATCCCATGTAGTGCAAAGAGGTCACAGAGACGTTTGAGGATCCTGTGTATTGCTAACTCTTCTTCATACCACTGCAGTGCTTTGACAAACTGTTCCACCACAATGTAATGACTGTGAgcctgaaaaaataaataaatcaggaatcAGGTGCATAGCCCACACAGGACACCTCCATGAAGAATGATCATTAGCCCTTTATACACattcaaagtggtgtacagaaGGCATGCTGAAGCAAGTAGGAGGTGCGTGCCATTCTTGAATTATGGGGATTTCATTTCAACATCAGAAACAACTATGTACTCACTGGGTAGCATAAGTactctgagatggtcaactgtttattcagtattttttttaaaaggcccaatgtgttttggcctcagtgagaaaaggccttctttaCGTCCCAcagggccagaaggaggagaggcctgcctgcctgcccctcCAAAACCACCTGAACTGAGCACAGCCACATTTTGACAAATTGCAGGCTTGGGACTAACATCATCTTAATTTAttctcctcctgtatgatttttaacagctttgcctaatgaagaagccagtggagctttgaaagcttgtaacgtgtattttatgcattttggttggtcccataaaggtatcactgttttattgaTTTTGGATAGTATTGTaataattgtaattgtaataatAGGTTGCCTTTTAACGTAATCACTGGAAGATCTGTTTAGTTACCAGTTTTTGGCTATaatttccagcattccttactatTGTCTATGCTGTCTAGGCCTGATGAGAGTTGAGGTACAACCACATGTGGAGGATCACATTATGCCTAATTCAAAGGGACTGCTTACATCAAAAGCAAATCTCAATATCTTGCTTCccaactggtttttttttaaaaaatacaagactggtttttaaaaatgggcacTAAATACAGTATGACTTGAATTTCCTTGGCTTTGTTATTTGAGCATAACTTAAGTGGCAATCTCCATGACAGAAGAGGCTGAAGAGGCAAAATGGTTACCAAATGATTACCAACCATAGCAGCCTGTGCCAGCTGGACAGAACACCTGTTCCATGCTTCATGTTGTGTGGTTCCTAACTGAATCAAACTCTGGAGTTTGATCGCTGCACTCCGTAACATCCTGGCAAGCAGAGATATAAACGGATGTCAAAATATTGTGCAAATACTTGTACTCAGTCTTCTTTATCTTTGTATAGATAGCTATACTAACAAAAGAGAATGGCTGACTATCGCAGGACTAGCTTGAAAACCATGAAAACCTGAACCTTGGCTTATATACTAATGGGATCATAAAAGCATACATCTCagtgatttttaaaacacatgtaCACTTACACaaactttattaattttaatgtggCCATCTCCAGTCACTAGGTGGCAGACTCTCCTAGCAAGGGTACAGAAAGCTGGAGTTACTTTggcattttcctgtttggaagcAACCTAGGGACAATAACTTGCCAAGTGCAACTGCACCTCTGCTCTGCAGTGCATCCAAGTtctttcaaacaacaacaacaagactacAAAAAGGATTTTCTTCCCCTGACAAGTAGGAGGCTTTGTACCAGGGCAGGGATAAGAGagggaagaataaaagaaaaagagtatggcatgggaaaagagaaaaggaacacTTAGAATTCTGTGTggatgaaaggagaaaaagactACCTGTGTGGGGAAGAACACTAAGGTACAGAGTACCAAACTAGAGTTTGGCCTCCACACCAAAAAGTTCATTATCCTGTCTTAAGGTCTGTCTGCGACAATTACATTATGTTTGatatattggcgggatacagaccacccctttgagggAGCCTGCaccagcccctttcccctctggaTTGGGGCCTGCGCATGCGCaatggcagccccagaggccccaatctgccgcttctccaggccttaaggaagtggcaaaatgccgcttccctgcagcctggaaaggggtttccttggggcttcatgccccaaggataccctGACAGctgcggggaaagggagaaagaggctgcttggcccctttctcttctgcattgCTGGTGtggccgtgtaaaggctgtgccagcaatgcgtgcggcaaaaaggagctccgtttctgaGCTCCTTCTCGCGACACTGAAAGGGTGCCCCAAGTGCCCTGCAGCGTTGCTGGGACATCACAcctgtgctgtgctgtttggctgcggtgcagccatgacatcataatggcggtgcccatgtatacagggcaccaccattatcatGCCGCcgcaacatgctagggttgtggggcatacAGTGGCGCCGCCCttgggcaaccctagcatgtatccaggccggcacaaagtgccggtctggaaAACCCCTCTGTTACTTATCTCCAGTCTTTAGGATGGGCATGCTGTTAATCCAAggatacatataaataaaatattgggtTCCAATGTCTTTATGCCAACCTGAAGGCTCTTTGCCGGTAAGCGTCAATGTAAACATCAGGATTTTGGAAATCTCTCTTTTCTTGGGCTTGGCATTTCCCAAAGTTTTTGGACGATAAGTAGGCAACTGACATGGGGACAGGCTGGCCATCTTTTGCCATTGCAAAGCATTTTATCAGAAACCTAATGACAAAGAAAGTGAAAATTGAGACAAGCCTAAAACACTTCTCTAAACCTTTGTTTTTCAAGTtcaaagacaatttaaaaaacaataacagctGAATGCAAGCAAGAAAAATCTTATGTATGCTCATGATACAGGCTACTAGAAAACTGAAAAATTAACTGGCAGTTGGgaagataaataaatatttaagtaGTTCCCTGGTTATGAATATGGTTTCAAGTTCCCAATCTCAGTTACGAATGAACAACCTTGAGTTATGCATCCATAACTCATTTGTATTAACAATCTTTATATATTCAACATTGTAGGGAAAATATAGGAATCGTAAAAGTCTACCAGTCTTAACTTACTGGGCAGCATCTGCTGTGAGTGATAGGGGACTGTTCCCTCATCAATTGGGATGCAGCAGATTGATGTTCCCACCCCTTTCCATGAGTGATCTCTAGTGTGAAGAGGAACTGCAAagagatcctgcttctgattgtctcaCTGTAGCTAACGTAGCAGGATGGTTGGAAACATCAGTCTCCTAATTCACAGAACAGACTTCTGTCACACACAGTGGTTGCTGCCTGGTAAATCAGGATTAGGGGGGATTGGACTGGGAGATGCTACTTTGCTAAGGTAGTTACATAACTAAGTAGATGATCTAGAATCTCTGCTATTGTGTACAGATTGTAATGCAGAATCTTCAGCAATTCTAAATTGGGTTTTCAACATAGGCCATTTCTCATTCTTCTTCTCCAGAAAATTTATTATCAGGACAAAAAAAGAGTTCCATTGTTACTGGAAGAATATATATTGTGCTTTCTCCCTGCATATCTCCCAGACACCTTTTGGCACACTAGTATCTTTTCTTAGTCCTTTCTTTAAGTGCTACCCCTGCTTAAGCTCTCCACTTGATAATCAATATGAAGGAGTTGGAAGAAAGATGTTTGTCTGCTAGTTTCAGGTAGAAGCATAtatcttgatttaaaaaaaaacaaacttctgtaACAAATCCCAAATCTGAGAAGAGGTTCTGAATGTATTGTACTCAAATGTTATGTTTAGACTTATGGCTATGCTGACTGGTAGGATTCTGGGTTCTGCAGtccaaaaattacttttccaaggtctgggaAATTTCATGAAATGGCACCAGCAAAACCCCAGAGTCCAGATTAGAATATACTTTTGTTGAGGTTACCTGGCAGTCTGCAAAAGGAGAACAGTGTTTTCACCCTCATAAGTGCAAGAGGCAACCAGTCTAGTGTACAGGGAAGGTAGACCACTGAGAAGAGAGTATCCGTGCCCTCCACAGGCCTTCCGACACACCTCCACACCGGATGAGCTGTACTCTGTAGCTATCACTTTAATGCCTGATGCAAGGGCATGAAGCTGCAAATAAGCAGACAGACCAGTGCTAAGTAAGGATGTTGCAGTATTTCTATGAGCAAAGCAAAGCACTggagatacttttaaaaagaactcttctttttgtcttcttagattgtaagcatgaaggcagggaaccgtctaattaaatgattttatgtacagtgctgtgtaaatttacagcgctatataaataaagcttaataataataataacaacaacaactcacaaTGGTCTCCAACTGATCTAGTTTCTCTGTGTCAAAGAAAGTTACATTTATGTTGCCTTGTATTATTTCCTACTATCCTATTATGAGTCTTGTTTTTGTGAGTCATCTTTTAATGCCTAAATTAATATCACCTACTCTGAGATTTGGACATAGGTTACatgattaaataaaatgaatttctttAGAATCCAACAAAGCTCTTAATGACAGCTAGACCAAGTCCTATTGATTCTTATGGGAAAATGTCAAATACATActtaattctttctctctctctctcttgcactgAAATCAATAAGACTCCTCTCTTCTTATAAAAAGCTAAACATCATTTTTATCAGCCAAGAATATCTATGCAAGACATTAACAATACTTAAAAGCATGCAACATTAACTGGACAATGTCCAGTACTTGAAACCTTGTGGGCTGAAGTTTCAAAATAAGCCAACATCTGACTAAAGTTGGCCTTGCATGttgatgggcttgccatccgcggattggAGCATCCATTGTTAGTGACAGCGTGTGCATACAGCTGCCGCCATTTACTATAATGGGACTCGTGGTCCTGCAGTATTTGGCATCTAcggagtgtctgtgtgtgtctgtacagGAACCCCTACATATACGAAGGGCAAACTAAATATTTCTAAACCACAGTTGTGAAAAGATGTTTGATTGCTCGACAGATCATTCAAATATAGACAAAGTTAACTGTACATTCCTCCCTAAAGTTCACCAATTTTGGACTGCTGGGGCCAGGCATTATATGTTGTGATTCTAAGGCAAGTTCATAAATAGGCTAAAATCCACTTCATATTACTCTGAGACTGAGCTCCACTGTACTCAATGAAACTTAGAGAAGATATTTATAAGATTATATTATAAGTGATGAATTGCACCCCTGCCCAGCTGGAATGACTGACCACTCTTGTTTATCTCTTCACATTACCTCTGGAAGCAAGTCAAATTTTCCTTCTTTAGTTTCTGTGTAGGCCCTCTCGAAGATTTTGGTCATATATTGGCAAGCAAAATGAAAGGCATAGGCAGTTGCCAGCTGCGGCAGAAGCTTCTGTTGCTGAGTTTGATAGTCAAGAATCTTTGCTTCTGGGTCGCTGAAGGAAGAGAATGTTATTGGTTATAAAGGAAAATGATTTGCCAATGCCAATAGCAAGGGCTTCTGCAGCATTTTCTGTTTCATTCAGTAAAGCTGGGGTAAGCAGACCAGTCCTAGCAGACCAAGACAATTTGCAGATTTTGAGGCTATAGCAAAGAAAAagaaccaaagcttgggaaagcagcaggattctgggagatgtcatcCAAAGAAATAACGTTTTGAAAGTTGTTTCCCTGTATCATTATATATGGAGAAACCAACTGAAATGAGAGTTAACTTTTCATTTCAGTGGTACACCATCCTCCACCAAATCTCATAAGACCTAAAGGGGAGAAACACCTGCCATGAGGAGCAAGACACAGCTCTGTTCTCCTCCAGCCCCTTGGCCCTATGGACTGAAGTGGCTGCCTCACTCTCTACCCAATGGTAGGGTTGACCCAACCAGTTTGTGAACTGTAATAGTAGCTGACCAACAAAGGAAGGACTCAGAGGTTTGTCTGAGGATAGTCTTTGCATATTTTCAAGAAAGTCAGAAGGTAATTTCTACTACTTAACATTTACACAGGCAATCAGAAATCTGGTAGCTGACTGTAATGCTAAGATATTAACATTGAAATTGGAAAGTCTCTGGTTTGAATCACATTTGTGCTATGAACTCATTGAACAGCCTTTGGCAGGTCACTTTCTCATTCTGAGGGTCCCACTTTCACAAAACCATAAGGTCATTTTATAACCGAACGGGCGAAGTGGGGAAACAGGTAGCAACACCAATGATACCAAAGGAAGAAAGCAATCATTAACAAGAATAGCAAGGGTGGGACTGGAAAATGACAACTCTTTGACTATTGCCAAACCTCCTTTCTCATATCATACCCAGGCTTTAACTCAGACTGCCGGCGCACTGCAGAATATCGGATAGCAATGGTGCATGCCTTTAGCAGAGTCAGGACAACTTCAGATCGAAGCATGTACACACGAACCACGATCATAGTCAAGTAGTTAATCTTGTCAGACCCTTGTTTCTTATACTGACCATCTGGCAGAACCTGGAGatgatgacattttaaaaataaaaagaagtaagGAGCTATGGAGAGGCATTATGAGACTACAGAAAACATATGCAGTTTGTTCTTAGCTTGTCTGTTTCAGGGACTCTAAGGAAGTAAATGCAACATTTCTAATGAAGATAATGTCTGGGAACTAAATATGCGCAGAGGTTTTCTGCTTTGTGGGTAGGTAAGCTTAAATATGTGCATACTCCATCTCAACCACAGTCTATATCATTCATCCATCAATTAATCTTGACATCAGTCACTTATGTAGCTTTGCATCTagatatttataaaaacatttgtGAGTCTACACACATACCCTCCGCAGTACATAGTTTGCAGGGAAGCAACCTGCATGTATTATGTATTACATCATTTTGGGGTTTAATTGCAGGAATCACTTGCAGGAATATTTTTGAGTGGAAAAAATGGATCAGTCATACGAGTTGAAAGTATACATAATGAGTCTGTGCTCCAAAATgtctttaaaacaacagcaattctTTGTGACTGTTATTTGCAGAGAATACTGTACTGTTCTTATTCTAAAGCTGACATACTGTTAAAAGCTAGGATTTGGATATACAGGATGTAGAATAAGAAAGATGGAGaagaaatatataagagtaaTTTACAGGCAGTAATATTGTTTAGAaaagctagtgtgatgtagtggtttgaacgcaggactaggactctggagatcaggtttgaatcctggctcagccatggaaaacctgcTGTGTTACCgtaagcaagtcacacactttcagtcctggaaaaccccatgatagattcatcttaggatcactataagttggaaatgacttgaaggcacacaacaacagcaacaacaaaaaacctgttTAGAATCAGGAATGTCAATGTTGAATCAGAGGCCAGGGTTCCAGTTCAGAAGATGGAGTGTTTGAAGTTTCTGCCAGATTTCAAACATTCTTCCATAACTATAAGGACTAGTCCCTTTTTGGTTTTAAATAAGGGGGGTGGGCAGGAGTAAATGTAAACGGATTTTATCAAAATTCCTTAAAAGAACATGTATGAGAAAGAAAGCAAACTAGTGAAGATTCCCAAAATTCTACAAAAATTCCTTAACAGATTAAGAAATCACATGGATGTGAAAAACACTGTAGACCCTTGATGTTTTGCAAAACCCATTTACCCCAATCTGCTAAATGTACCTGAGAGAATCTGGCCAGCATGTTTTCTCTTGGAACCCGAACATTCTTCAACATAAGAAAGCCATTGTCAACATTCTCAAAGTTCATTTTGGGGCCAATATCCCCTACCGTTACTCCTGAGGAACAAAAGGAacaatgaaaaacaattaaaaggttAGACACTTCCAAATGTCATGTTGCACTATATGTGTTGTATCCAaatttgcaaaaggaaaaatacTATGGTGTGTGAATGTTTTGATGGATTCAAGAAACACCAAGAACCTACGTAAGACCATTTCTGAACCTGAGActggacagtttggggattcaACCAGACAACAAAGTTTCTAGAAGAATTCCATAAAAAGCAAGTAAAACAGAAGATGGGAGTATCAGGAGTGAACACAAAACAAACATCACCAAGTACTCTAATGGATGCATATATGCCCATAGGACACCATCCATGTCTCGATTCCAGATACCCTACAAAAATGATATATCTCATAGACTCTCCGAATCACAAGAAGCAAATGCCAAAAAAATTATAGAGGTAAAAAATGAGGCCTTATAAAAAAAACTGAATAGCAAACATTTTGCAACCTAAGGAGCTGTAGGGTGGACCTGTTTTAGTGGTTAATTTTGTGGAACAAAATAATTCTGCTACAGACCTGAGATTCTGTGCTCTGGAGGCGATAGGGACTAATGATGATGAGATCTTGGTAAAAAATGAATAGATTTTAAAAGTGTTGGCCCTCTCAGAGATCAAAAAAGAGTTAGAATTTCTCCCACTCTTTTCAATAAAAAGATCTAGAGTTCTTAGATATTCTCCTTTCTTCCCATCTAATTATATCCAGATATGAGTGCTCTTGAATTTTGTCAATATGTTCCAGCACCAGTAACAGATAACAACTCGAACAGAATAAAATCTATAACCTTTCATACATTTATTTTCAGTTGCCAATAAATTATCTGAGACTCCATCAGAAATTTTTGCAGACTCTTTTGATTTGAGAATATCCAGGCTATAATATAGTATACAATTATTTTAATGAGTCCATATTTCATCATCTTTATACACATGCATTTATGTGGTCTCTATGCTTTTGCATAGCCTCCTGGAGAAGGCCTGAAAATATTAACAGATCAAAACATGTCATGGTtcctaataataaaaatgatcatCTTATAATATATTCAAATCTGGCTGCataagcactgcagaaatagtacaGTTTAATTAccgtggctcaatgttatggaatcctctCTGACAGGAAAAAggcaaatagctcacaaaactacaaatcccagaattccatagcattgagccatggcaattaaagcagtgtcaaactatgttatttctgcagtgcagatgtagcctctaTCTCTTTAATGAATGCATAATGGATACAGCTAAACATTTCAATATAGTGCAGAACCATGTGCAGTCACAgaatgaaaaaatggaaaatggtgCTGTAGAGTACTACCCTCTCAAGACACCCTGGAGTTAGTCACCTGGTAATGGAGAATGATCTCGGAGGCTGCGGATCTGCATTAGGAAGGGATGCATGCCGTAACACTTTCCTTTCAGGTAGAGCTGGGCAAAAACCACAGCATGAGTCGCAGTTCGTCCTACTGCAAGGCAGAAGAGAGTGTAATAAGTTCCCAATCATGCTGGCACAGTACTAGTCTACAGGTTGGTATATTATGTGTAGGCATATGGTGTAGGAATTGTGTAGGCATATGGTCTCAgtgtttcctcctcttcccagtccctcctcccctttgctattccagaatcatttttaaaaactttattttattttattgagttTTAAAAAACTACCTTAGCATAACTCTAGAATTGTGCTGAGAagaactaacacacacacacacaaaaaggtatGGTGGATAAGGCATAGGTGGGGTTAAGGACAAGGGCAGAAGAGAGCATGATGGGCCAAGAACATCCCAGTTGTACTAATGAAGTGATGTGCAGTAGGGAGTGCTCCCAATCCAGTGTGTATTCCCTTCAATAGTATGATTGCAGCAAGAATGGGGGTTGCATTATAAAGTCCCACATCTCAGAGACTACGAAAACCCCCAAAGGAAAACATCAATGTCAAATCTGTCAACAATGTGGTCTGAAAATCCTACCTGCTCACCCTTGGACTCTTGCTACTTACAGTCTCCTGGCCACCACTTCATAGCAGAGAGGCTTGGTGTGTTGAGAATAAATTCCTGAGTAGCAACATCAAAAGTAGCTGTTGTCTCTAAACCCCGAAGATATGTTCCTTGACAACAAAATGATAGAGAGACATGGCAGATTCAGTAGCTGAAAGCAAAGAAATCTGCAGACAGACTCTCCTCAGGATTAGGTTTCTTTCTGCTCAATAAGCTCCACTCTCACATCAATCTCAATCAAAAGTACGTTTTACTAGTTTGGCCCCCCTGACTCTGAGGTCACTGCCAAGCttcaatcaattttttaaaactcattttccTTGGACCTTTACCACCAGCACTCCCTTCTTTTTCAAACAGAGGGCTGTGCTCCTGCATCATCAGACACAGCTATGGTGGGTGGAGGTTCGTTATTGTACCTACATCTCCTGGGTTGACCTGCTGAAACCCACCTTGGAAGCATGGCAGCTGCACCAACCAAAGAAGTTCTAGGGCACTGGAGAGTAGGGTGCTGAATGATGATGAATTTAGCCCCCTCCCATCAGCTAGGCACAGAGGGAAAATCACCAGCATCGGGCATTTGCAGTTGTTGCAACTGTGGCATAATTGTAAATGTGAACGATCATATTTACAATGACTGTACAATTTACAAAAGTCTGGCTTACAGCAatcataaatactgaacaggatgccagccaaggtTTCCTTGAACCTCCATGTAAAAATCACACACTGATTGAATTTGCCTGAAAAAGATCTATTAGCAAGTTCTGTATTAcattacactgtagaaataaagcagtttgacatcactttaactgccatggtacaattctatagaatactgggatttgtagttttgcaaggcactaacactctttgatagagaaggcccAAGACCTTGTAAAACGACAAATCTCAAGTTTCGACAGGATGGAGctgcaaattgcattatttctacagtacagctGCACTCCCCGTGAGCCAGCTGTCTCCTTAGAACATTACAAAAAACTTAGGTGTCACAAACCTCTCAGGGTTTTTTGCTCAACTTATGCTTgcgtatatacacatacacactactttaaaatatttctaaaatgaaaaACAGGCCATTTGAAGCatcagggaagaggaaagagtaCCGGATCAGTGAAGCAAATAGGGAAGTTGTGAATAGCCTTAAGAAAATCACTCCTTCTCTCTTGGCCTGAGGCTTGAATACAATTCTGACCATTTGTTCATTCTGTATTTCCCCCACTAATAAGTCAATTTTTGCATTGatcttcatgttttgcattgtAAAGTGCAATGCAAATTTTTTTGTAATGCTCTGAGGAGACAACTGGTTGACTAAGGGTACATCGTGGAAATAAtacagtatgacaccactttctTGCCCAGCCACCAGCCCTAGCAGACCTCTGAAAGGGACTGCTGGGGTGCAGCAGCACCCCACCGTGGCAGAGGTGGCCTGGTTGGCAGAGGAGGTGGGTTTGGGGTGCATGTCAGGCAGCCTCGGTGTgacatgagttaccacactggggtgacaccaaccctggagatgccagagatTGTAGCAGCACAAGGCAGTAACATGAGCCAAAGCTCAAAACATTTGATATTCCTCTGCCACCATTACTGAGGCCATACTTCATAAAACAGTGACTCCCAAACAATGgtcctgcaggtgttttggatttcagctcccagcattcctgacttttggccagGATGGATGGGGAGTCGAAGTCCAAAaccctggaggaccaatgtttgggaatcactgctacaAAATAATTATAAGTTACAGTTACATTACAAAAGGAATAAAATTATCACTCATaaagtcccagtcctgggaaaagagtgggaaataaataaataaataaacaaacaaactttaatGTAATACATTAACTTGAAGCAAATTACTTACAACTAATTACTTTGAGATCTGTATTTacaccctcacacacacacagagtcaatGCTGTTGCAAAACAGCTCTGAAAactggaaagaggaggggaaCTGCTGGTGTTGCCACAAGCTCTTGTCAATACTGCTTCATTTTCCTTGATTCAAATGGAATTGTGCTTAAAAGGTACAGAAGCAGATCTTCTGTCCCAGGatagaaaaatgcaaatatgttGATGGTAAGGACACTTTCACCCCACCTCTTAAAATGTAACACCTGTCTTAACTCACATTCATGGCTAAGTCAGAAATTTGAATCAAAATCTCCCTGATCTGCATCAATCATTCTGTCCACAACACTGGCTAGATAAACTGCACCTACACAACTCTTCCCAAACTTTAGAGCATTTAAGTCTCATGAATGTCATCAAATTCACTTATCTTAGTTTAGATGGCtcagagctggaaaaaaaaatgctgtacTTTGTATGCCACTAAATGCAGCAGAGTCTTTTGTTACAATAACCTGACAGCAAAATGGAGACTGAGacaattctaataataataataataataataataatttatttatatcccgcccctttgaggtcaactgtggcagctaacagcaataaaatacaatacattgtacatcaaaattccctcccccccttaaaaattattaaatcaattataattaaaaccaacaaattaaacaacattaacacatacacattattacaagaca from Sceloporus undulatus isolate JIND9_A2432 ecotype Alabama chromosome 2, SceUnd_v1.1, whole genome shotgun sequence includes the following:
- the LOC121920729 gene encoding peroxisomal acyl-coenzyme A oxidase 2-like — its product is MEKPNLHKISPNFTGQGVNPDLAIERKNPSFNVERLTNILDGGAERTQIRRTVDAWLQSDPEFSRENQYFQSQNERYEGAIRKSFYLAKKMNEMGWVEGGPHQEFCFRALSSDMAFNVHRVFLKSIMGLGTDEQIAKWVPLAEKFYIAGTYAQTELGHGTYLRGLETTATFDVATQEFILNTPSLSAMKWWPGDLGRTATHAVVFAQLYLKGKCYGMHPFLMQIRSLRDHSPLPGVTVGDIGPKMNFENVDNGFLMLKNVRVPRENMLARFSQVLPDGQYKKQGSDKINYLTMIVVRVYMLRSEVVLTLLKACTIAIRYSAVRRQSELKPGDPEAKILDYQTQQQKLLPQLATAYAFHFACQYMTKIFERAYTETKEGKFDLLPELHALASGIKVIATEYSSSGVEVCRKACGGHGYSLLSGLPSLYTRLVASCTYEGENTVLLLQTARFLIKCFAMAKDGQPVPMSVAYLSSKNFGKCQAQEKRDFQNPDVYIDAYRQRAFRMLRSAAIKLQSLIQLGTTQHEAWNRCSVQLAQAAMAHSHYIVVEQFVKALQWYEEELAIHRILKRLCDLFALHGMYLNMGDFMQDGYLSTEQTAMVTESYLELLPVIRKDAVPLVDAFDFSDASLNSALGSYDGRVYERLYEWAKKSPTNQQKNQVFETYLKPLFQNALSKL